A segment of the Neisseria chenwenguii genome:
GCTGACCGTTACCGTCGTCAGCCTCTCCAGCCTGTCGATTTTCCTGATACCGCTCATCGCCATGCTGCTTGCCTACGACGCGCTTATCGGCGAAATCGAACGCGGCACGATGGCGCTGCTGCTCAGCTACCCGATTGCCCGCTGGCAGATTCTCGCCGGCAAATTCATCGGCCACCTGATTATCCTCACCATGGCCACCACCGCAGGTTACGGTTTTGCCGGCATCGCGCTTCAGCTCGCCGGCGACGGCATCGACGTTTCCGCGTGGGCGCCGTTTGCCATGCTGATTGCCGCCAGCGTCGTATTGGGCGCGGCCTTTCTGGCCATGGGCTACCTCATCAGCGCCAAAGTCAAAGAACGCGGCACCGCCGCCGGCATCGCCATCGGCGTGTGGCTGTTTTTCGTCGTCATTTTCGACATGGCGCTGCTGGGCGTTTTGGTTGCCGACGCACAGCAAAACATCACCGCGCCCGTCGTCGAAACCGTTTTACTGTTCAACCCCGCCGACATCTACCGCCTGCTCAACTTGACGGGTTATGAAAATACCGCTATGTATGCAGGTATGGCTGGTTTGAGCGAACAAATCAGCCTCAGCGTTCCCGTATTGCTTACTGCCCAAGCCCTGTGGGTGGTCGTGCCGCTTCTTCTGGCCGCATGGATTTTCAAAAAGAGACAAATATGAACAAACTTTTCCCTGCCCTCTGCGCCGCCCTGCTTTTGGCCGCCTGCGGCAGCAAAGAAAACACCGTCCCGCCGCCCGCGCCGCAGCAGATTACCGACGCCGCCGTCGGCCACTACTGCACCATGAACCTCAGCGAACACAACGGCCCCAAAGCCCAAGTGTTCCTCAACGGCAAGCCCGACAAACCCGTCT
Coding sequences within it:
- a CDS encoding ABC transporter permease, whose protein sequence is MNPIWIITGKEVRDSLRNRWVLAASILLAALALSLGFLGSTPTGSVKVDPLTVTVVSLSSLSIFLIPLIAMLLAYDALIGEIERGTMALLLSYPIARWQILAGKFIGHLIILTMATTAGYGFAGIALQLAGDGIDVSAWAPFAMLIAASVVLGAAFLAMGYLISAKVKERGTAAGIAIGVWLFFVVIFDMALLGVLVADAQQNITAPVVETVLLFNPADIYRLLNLTGYENTAMYAGMAGLSEQISLSVPVLLTAQALWVVVPLLLAAWIFKKRQI